In a single window of the Zea mays cultivar B73 chromosome 5, Zm-B73-REFERENCE-NAM-5.0, whole genome shotgun sequence genome:
- the LOC103626601 gene encoding uncharacterized protein gives MRPPPKPASGGGATQLASRPTSNRPGGGVLRLRLRLLQAPAVVALAAALAVSSAATPPPAPAPAPLCNLPPTLSGSDGGGRQGEANRIRHPKSERAARCTSKCVSTCVLGGYGAPGVAGPFNIRRPLVVFKDTFRSRQYCLVECSDICNLLKDGEDDQ, from the exons ATGCGGCCGCCGCCGAAGCCCGCCAGCGGCGGCGGGGCGACCCAGCTGGCCAGCAGGCCAACTAGCAATAGGCCCGGCGGCGGCGTCCtgaggctgcggctgcggctgctGCAGGCGCCGGCGGTGGTCGCGCTGGCGGCGGCGCTGGCGGTGTCGTCCGCCGCTACTCCTCCTcccgcgccggcgccggcgccgctgTGCAACCTCCCGCCGACGCTGTCGGGCTCGGACGGCGGCGGGCGGCAGGGCGAGGCGAACCGGATCCGGCACCCCAAGTCGGAGCGCGCGGCGCGCTGCACGTCCAAGTGCGTCAGCACCTGCGTCCTCGGCGGCTACGGCGCGCCGGGCGTCGCCGGCCCCTTCAACATCCGGAG GCCCCTGGTGGTGTTCAAGGACACCTTCCGAAGCCGGCAGTACTG CTTGGTGGAGTGCTCGGACATCTGCAATCTACTCAAGGACGGCGAAGATGACCAGTGA